The genomic stretch cgatgaagaataattttgagtttatggtgaggaaatctgggactgatgtgtggtacattacctgcaaggatcctgattgtggttgaaGATttaggggtaagaaaaaaatgcgatctgaaatgttcgagattactgtatacaacgaagtacacacttgctcacaagaaattcgagataaggaccaccgtcaagcatcaccgtgggttgttgggcacctaatcaagaggaaatttgcaaccgatggtactcggtacatggaaaacaacataagggaggacatgaagcaccattttggggtcgaaatgagatatgagaaggcgtggagatgcagagaaaaggctcgtatgtatgtcagagggacatctgaggaatcatactccaagttacctggatacgtgtgtcagttggagcataagaacccaggtacaattactgattttgtagcagaagatggtcgttgCTTGTATTGCTtattttccctcggtgtttctaggcaTGGTTTCCAGTACTGCcgtcctgtaatttgtgtggatggcacattcttgaagaataagtatggtggccacatgctctgtgctattgcgttggatgcaaacaaccagttgttttccaattgcgtttgcattggtggacagtgagaaccataactcttggacttatttcatgagaaaattgaaggaagccataggggacgttgagaaccttgcttttaggcataaaagcattaatcatgctttggagcttatgttcccagatgcgtatcacggtgcatgttaccatcatatcTGTATGAATTCAAAACTAACCACGCGCAaaacatcatggggtgtgcaacgtacgcatttcgaagaacagaatttcacaagttctttgacaagattaaggtaattgatccgctcattgctcaatatctagagggaattggctttgaaaggtggagtagtgcttattttcttggtaaccgatacaatatcatgacgagtaactacgcagaaagctttaacaataagaccaaggaggcaaggagctttccagtcgccacttttcttgaattcataagattcactcttcagtcttggtttgcagatagacgtgaaagagctgcaaaagcaacaactgtgttatcacctgagatggaaaaggatttgaagcaaataggtaataaagcaatttttttagatgtccaagtccttggtcatcacgaatttcttgtggtcgatggtaatggtgatggtgaggtgaacttggccacaaaatcatgctcttgtggcatgttccaaaccattgggataccctgtgtacatgcttttgctgcagctagaaaaagaagcataaacatttactcattgtgttccccttactatagaatcgaggcattgaaggacacttataaagatactatttaccctgttgggaacgaggatgaatgggtaatccctgatcacatcagagatacgaTTGTCGGCGTCCCCGTTGAGAAAACCCCTATAGGAAGGCCCAGGAaacagaaagtgggtaggcgaaagacaaattgctatgcttcacgcggggaaaagattgtcaagccacataagtgtagcagatgtggtggtagtgggcacaataggaagtcatgtaaggctaggatttaaaatattgtgttatgtaattatttaattgattttgctgcatttattatATGGAATACTTCTTCTAATGCTTTGTTGGTTTGGAtgtcgaggcagacacattatgtAAATTTAGAACTTttatatttaataactttttcaaaaaatattgtttgataaaaaataatatacaaaattaattatatgctatactatacaagatgtgtaagacaaaaatgtaaagagcatcacggggccaaattctgatagaacaagtccacacaccacttggtcctgaaatgctggatgttctcatcgataacagtatcgagtggtagcctggcaaccagatgctcgatatgtttgatggcaaacataccacaatccccactgcatataatcgattttgtgtcaatagaagataaaaataactttaattttcagatttcaaaatacactaattaaataggggaataccttgtcttagtctgaggacactcctctggaggaatacgacaatatgaaAAAGGCTTTGCATTCGGCTCAAGATATACCTGGAGGtcctcatggtcgtcaaacacgccagaacaccataacaacgaaggcaacaataagcaccaaggcttgattGCTTTTTCCATCAGAGTGGGACtgagcacgctatggttggaatcataaatgttgatgcaccacgttggaatggagacttcaatggcgatccaatgtgcggctttctcgacgtgcaaggaaaaatatacttcactcacattttgccatgatacaaggaattaattatcatcgcccttcaacattctcagcacatcgtcgtcccatgtatacttagtttcggtctctctgaaatgattccaatgacctaggcacgcctgggggaaggtggtgttcatgatagcatcatcctACTGAAATGCAGCATGGTAAAAGTGGCGTCGgcggcgtagcatgtgcaaagcggcatcaatatgctaaaaaaacatacaaattcgttagtaccatcaatatattttaagattgaattgaaaacatgaatgtaatttacataccgaatcccaaagccaagtttggactgtgtgcaactgtaagaaccatgccacaccgtgcgtccTAGTATACACGTTCCAGTATCTCTTATTGTCGATCTTCCCGATGATCCACTTATAgaagctcttctcctgctgtgggtcacacttcctcagtggttcagcaactagcccctgtttatctagtttgatcttctttgttgggttggtgaagtcatcaaaacgcttgggcctgcgtttcttcctaacaacttcaaggccagctgcctcctcgggctacagtactcgtacactgggatTGTCAGTATCACTGGCAGCTACAGATGTttgggcctgtggagtggaggattgatcaccgcgctcgtagtctgggcaagatatcagactctgtatctgattttacgtcgGTGGATCGACTTGAGACCAATGAAAGCAgctgcgccaactgagccatgatcgtggtctgattctgtagtaaggttgcctggccctcctcaaccctcttgagcctctgcatcaattgctcataatcaggctgggcaacctgactagatgaagctgcacaggcctgtgaagtgccgtcctcaaccctcgggacatcctcataaaaaatggaggcttcctttgcaacttttgctagcttctctgcctccttctcaggtacCACTACTTCATCCACTGTAGTCCCAACCTCCCCcacagttgattccaactcagggaataacctggaatcaacttctgggaggctattgtagtagactacctcaccgggatgtgacttcagcatggaaaataccactaactgcatggttgaataacatgtgtcagaaaaactttaataaaataaaatggacATTTAACAagattaatttgtgacatttaacaagataaaatggaacttactcgacgattggcgaatataggaaccaacagagctgtcgaaatagtgatatcagtcttcgtagcccagctaagcatcctcggaatctgattcccactgttctcaccgaacttactcccgagagaaggcatggcctcaaaagcccagtaaagaagcgcGGGTGCATAGCAATTGAAATTATACTTCCCCTCCTTCTATTTTTTGCTTGACCcctctttctttttctcctcgtagtgtttcaattgcttctttaTGTCGTTTTGAACTCCtttgctaaccttcttaaatgacaacttcccctaaggatacttgaaaaagtaatcaatatcctcaaccatcctcagggaatctccacatatcgttgttgtcttctctggggcattcagtaccccctctatcaaatagcacaaacccagcttaaatgcatcttctgggtttgtggagaccttcaatgcatcttccaactgaccaaaactaacattcgaatcacaattaaaatattcctggatcatccgatcacttgaaagatgctctttcaattcatctggggacggtgatttcccaaaatttagcccggtaactagggcaaactctgcaataccaaatctacacagagtgttgcccaggtagaactgaccctcttcaggcttcttactttctaccttacgcaacattagctgatgcagcagaaccccagaaaaTCTAAACGGCTTTGCCTTAAAGAACTatcccaacgggcatgcctgtggcctttcaataagaccatgcctcttaaactgctctataagggtatccaagtaggcactacccctataagtgacacggccaggaaagtgtttctccaacagcacaataaggtcaggcatctggaaaaataaaacaaaaaaaatgttaaaaatgtaaaacactctggtaaggcagttactatcgaggcctatcgagtcccatcgaggcagaaactatcgagttctatcgagtcttatcgatgcctatcgaggtgggtTCCAAAATCACAAAGAATAATATCATCGGGTTACTATCGAATCTTATCGAGGTAAGGCCAAAAAAACCAAAGTCTAGtaatatcgagtcctatcgaggcctatcgattcctattgaggtgggtcctaaaaatcccaaagctgTGTATCATCGAGTCCGATCGATTCCTATCAAGGTAGGTTCTAAAATTTCCCAAAAccgtgtatcatcgagtcctattgattcctatcgaggtaggttctaaaaattcTCAAAGCCttatatcatcgagtcctatcgaggcacagTCTAATCCAGTCCCTATCctatactatcgagtcctatcgatttctatcgagtttTATGAAAAATATCgaaaaaaaactcaaatttcttcattcccagccccgatctatcctatgaacaaaaatcaacaaaaaaaatcaggcacatacacatattgcagattaaaaacgaaatccctcaccttctctttctttgaggttgtttcctaaaagtttggtcgacttgctcgacgttttctccttccccttctccAATCGTCAAGTCCGACTCTTTGGGAGCCCTTGttcgtggtcgtggaagacaataAAGGTTGAGTTCTACGGATTCAATCGAGACCTATCGATTTCAAAGTTTGCTTGGTTCAAGTATTTTGGGAGAGAATacggagagtttgagaaaattatgcCAGGGGAATTTTGGGTAGTAACGTCATTAGTAGCACAAAAACGAGAATCTTATAGGGATAGGgtatttttcaaatatagtgTCACTTATTacattgaaactcaaattttggAAAACAATAAAAGGGAAAAATTAGGGTGTGATTGGTAAGGGATTCAAAAACAGTTTTATCATTTTCagattttaaaaaatgaaaacagcaatgaaaacttgattggcacacttgttttagaaaataaaaaaaaccatttttgaaaactaaattaaaatccttcagcaaaagagaaaacaacaaattgttgttttctttctattctatagattttaaattttaaaaacaccCAACCATTCAAGATctcaaaaatttataatttatttttaaattcaatattttcaaatcatttgatttgaaaataattttctaaaattatatttttgaattaactaCCAATTAGCCCCTTAATGTTTTCAGTATAAtcttactatttaaaaaaaaaaaaaattcttgctaattttcttttatttttcttatagtcttgattttttttcttttgtcatttttacaagtcaatctactttttaaaatttttatctatataaatttagtaaaataattaattataaaattatataacagaatataatttaattctaatttacaatatatttgttaaaaaaaatcattgatcaaataaaaattacaacaaataaataaaaaaatattttcacttcaattattattataccaaaaataaaaaaaaaatatatatattacatattcaatttttagattttctaccaaaaaattattcaattttataaaactaaaaaatagttaacggacaatacattcaatcacattttcataaacatattttcagacactaaatacaatttttaaatcactaatcaatcatgtcctaaaaaaatataactttaatataaaaaaaatcaaagttaatgacaatgcaatattgttatgaatttaattaatgtattattattaaattttaatttatcaatataattaaattttactttcagctaaaccaatcacatattcagtttctgttatattttcaaatttaatctcaatcacagattcagttttttaaaactcaaaaacagtttactgacattaaaccaatcacattttcagaaacatgttttcagtcactaaattcagattttcatttcagaatctcacttttcaagaatacagttttctaatcgcgaaccaatcagacccttagTAATCTATTTTGGTAGTTAATTATTAGAAGTCCTACCTACCCGTTACTATTAAATCACATTAAACACAACCAAAAGGAAAATGCGCAGAaagaatataaatataaattattattgAATAAAAAATCTAATAACCaaatcatatatataattatccATATAACTAGTAATCCTAATATTGAGTATTAGCTCATTAATTTATACGTACTAAGAGTTCATCATAGAATTTTTCGATGCGTACAAGTGCACGTATGAATTTCATTTGTGGTATCTTCATTATTGACAATAAAGGTTTCGAAAATAATCTTCATCACCATATACACTAGAAAAGCAGATAAATAAGTCACAAGATATTTCATTACTCTTGCACCgactttattttttaaagttaggTTAGGTGTAACATAATGAATCACGCCAACAATTAGTGCCTCAAAATTCATGCTTTTgccattatatatataaacaacaacaacacaaaatatatgcacatatataataGGTCCTGTTCAGATTTGTAACAACCCTCTCATCAATTCTGTGTTGACCAAGTAATAAAGACATTTTTTCCATCctcaatataatattataattaacaCTTACACATACATAATCTTCCTATAAATTTTTTGTCCCAATTCCCAAGCTCAAAGAGAAAAAGATACTGATAAAGAAAGAGTGAACGCATGAACGCATGACTTATTCTAGTCGATCATTCTAATTTtttagggtctgattggttcgcgattagaaaattatatttttaaaaagtgggattctgaaatgaaaatctgaatttagtgactgaaaacatgtttatgaaaatgtgattgattcaatgtcagtaaactatttttgagttttaaaaagcTGAATCTGTGATTaggattaaatttgaaaatataacagaaactgaatacgtgattggtttagctgaaagtaaaatttaattatattgataaattaaaatttcataatagtgcattaattaaattcataacaatattacATTgtcattaattttgattttttttataaattaaagttatatttttttagggcgtgattgattagtgatttaaaaattgtattttgaaaaagtatgattttgaaaaaagaatctagatttagtgtcttaaaatatgtttatgaaaatgtgattgaatgTATTGTCTGTTAATTATTTTTgagttttataaaattgaataattttttggtagaaaatctaaaaattaaatatgtaatatatgttttttatttttggtataataataattaaagtgaaaatatatttttttatttatttgttgtaatttttatttgatcaatgaatttttttagtaaatatattgtaaattagaattaaattatattctgttagatgattttataattaattagtttactaaatttatatagataaaaattttaaaaagtagattgacttgtaaaaaggacaaaagaaaaaaaatcaaagactgtaagaaaaataaaagaaaattagcaaggatattttttttttaaaaaaaaagtaagattacactgaaaacataaaattttCGTTTTCAAAATCCTTTATTAGAATTGTAGTTGTTTTTAGAATTAGTTTCCAAAAATGTTTAACCAATCAAATTTTatttctaggttccacaatttttaatttttgaaaatataaaatcatatttaaatcCTATACCAATCGTGCCCTTACGTACTTTATCATTGAAATAATCTGGAAGAGCTAGATTTGTGTTTTTATTgtactgtttttttttctttttcttttttctgatgACCTTTAATAAAGTGAAATTAACCTATAAAGCTAGATACATTAATTATACTAGTATGCGTATCTTTAGGAAGTATTACAGTGGGTTATTTTCAGCTTCTGTTTATATTATTTACACTTTATAAAATTTAGGTagcaaaaattaattttatataagatTTTCAATATTTTCAAATCGTATTATTTAGGTttctaaatattatttttctttatttattttttgaaaatacataaaaaaaaatctaaaataaatgGTAAATCAttctaaaaatatttaaatatttaatttatggTAATAACAAATAtgacataaaaaatatattttcatgatatttttaaaaatatttaatattttttataaattaaattaatattttattaaaaaagtaTTCTTAACTACAtcgttgttttataattaatattaataattatgttatttCGATTATCTTGAtgttatcaatttttattatgattatatattcttATTTCATACAttctttttaaaacttaataataatggatataaagttatttatgtgtatatatgtaaatatataaatatatatatgattagttataaattgtattataaaaaaaaattataaatatgtacATTATAAATATTGATAAATTCTGAtagtttatttattaatattaaacatttataggtaagaattttttttaaataaaaaactaatttaatttataaaatcattaaatatttttaagatgttatgaaaatatatattttatttttatattttgaattaaaaaaaaattagatacttATCTGAAACAAAATCAATTTTTAAGAAGCACGAGAAAGCAAGAAAAATTTAAGCACTGcagctaataataataataatgataaccCCTAATAATCTCTACGTCACAATTAGTCATTACTATTTAAATACGTCTCGGTTGTCTAAAACGAAGCATATGGACTCTTGTACTAACCGTTTTTTAACTATAAACATCCTAGTCTAACTTATAATTTGTCTTATTCGATTTGGTTTTTTGCTGGATATTTGTCTTATTCGATTGATGTCCAAAGATTAAGCCACATCCAGAAAAGTTCCTATTTACATagacaatatacacatatatataatctAGATATACTCTATATATAAGATATATACACTAAGGGGTTCATACAAATgacatatatattaattaattaatattaattccaCGAAAAATTTATCCAAATCCTAGAATAATGATCTTGTGGTACTAATTAAAGATTTGATTAGGAATTACCTTCACTATGATGATTTTGTACACTTACAAATAGGTCAAAAGAGAGAGATATTATCAAAGATTTGCTTTAAATTTTCAGTACTATGTGATCATTCTTATCAGTTTAaattaatttaagaaataaaaaatgaataaaaactaTGGTTCCCTATACTATGAGGAGAAGCATCTatataaagaaaagaaataaaaaacaaTCCGTTTTTTTCGACTTTATATGTCTTTTTCGTAAAAGCTATACCTATTTCGTTTATTGTAAATTGTCTACTTCACCGAAAGCCATACCTATTTTGTTTGGTGGCGGAGAAAAGACAGAATGAGATTAGTAGGAAAGAATTTTCACACTTGTGAAGATTAACACTACTTGTCGTTTTTTCATTAAGTATTACTATATATTGAATGACAATTATTGGTGAATTATCACACAGGTGAATTATTTTTACCATCTACCTTGACTACAACTCTCTCACTTGGGTTCTCTTCATCAACTTGTTCCCTGTGATCGTGATTGTGATTGTGATCGTGATGATGATCAGGATCACCACCATCCTCAATAACTTGAGCTCCAGTAAGAAGCTTGGCTAGTTGAGCTTCAGAGTTCCAATCCGTTCGGCCCAAAACAACCAACATGGTCAGAGTACTGCAGCCTTGAGCCGCCATAAGACCTAGCCAGAGCCCTTTGAAATCAAACCCGGCAAAAAAAGACAAGATCAGAGCCACTGGCATTCCTACCATGTAAAAACAACCCAAGTTAATGTGGGCTCCCACTTTGGGCCTGGCTGTTCCTCTAAGGACCCCACAACCTGTTGTCTGAGGACAGTTTCCAAGCTCACAAAGCCCGATAATTGGCAAAACCAACGATGTTAATGAAATAATATCTTTGTCTTGTGTGAACATAGTAGCCCAAACCTTCCGAACCATAACCGCAAATGCCAGAGCTACTAGGCCCAATGCGAAGCTGCAAGAGAGGCCTACAATGGCGGCAAACCTAGCCTTTTTGGGTTGGTTAGCACCAAGTTCATTACCGACTCTTGTGGAAACGCAGAAACTTAGAGAAGAGGGGAATATGTAGATTAGTGATGTGGTTTGGATCAAAATTCCCATTGAAGCCACGGTTGCTCT from Humulus lupulus chromosome 5, drHumLupu1.1, whole genome shotgun sequence encodes the following:
- the LOC133779091 gene encoding uncharacterized protein LOC133779091 — encoded protein: MPSLGSKFGENSGNQIPRMLSWATKTDITISTALLVPIFANRRLVVFSMLKSHPGEVVYYNSLPEVDSRLFPELESTVGEVGTTVDEVVVPEKEAEKLAKVAKEASIFYEDVPRVEDGTSQACAASSSQVAQPDYEQLMQRLKRVEEGQATLLQNQTTIMAQLAQLLSLVSSRSTDVKSDTETAVLETMPRNTEGK